The sequence below is a genomic window from Macadamia integrifolia cultivar HAES 741 chromosome 1, SCU_Mint_v3, whole genome shotgun sequence.
CCAAAAGTGAAAGAAGATTTAAGTCAACATAATGACACTGTCAAAACATAAATTATGAAATACGTGCAAATGTAAACTACGGTATACCTATTCAATAAGATTGAGCTTATCCTTCTCTAGGAGTAGGACCAGCTGAAGAATTAGCTACTGCACCTCTCTCCTTCAATGTGCAATAGTTTCAGCACATTTCTAAGTGCATTATCCACGTCAGTGGGATCATCAAAAGGCTCAGCtacatacaaaataaaataagacactaattaactaattaagacaattaaaaatgaaaaatatactgAACGAAAAATTACCTCTGAAGTTTATATCAAACATCCAATCCCGAAGGCATATTAATGCTTCAGCATTGGTAGGTAGGAGTTTGGTCCGATATTTATCAATAACACGGCCCTTTGTGCTAAAAGCTGACTCTGAAGCAACTATGAAAACTAGTATAGCCAAGACATCACTAGCCATTCGAGCCACATCTGGATACCTTGACCCATTTGCTTCCAGAATGCCAACACATCATACTCATCATATTCATTATCAGAGCCTTATAATAAAAtgctttataataaaataatgcagaatCAAGCATGAGATAGGTTGAGTTCCACCTTGTGGAGACATCAGCACGTAAGCCCTTACTACTTTGTAATCCCAATTGCTTACAAATTTTTAAgaattttactttccttgcTTGTGATCTTTTCACATAGGCTATACTAGATCGCACCAACACCACATAGTCATCTATGTGTTTCAGTCCATCTTGTACAATAAGATTGAGAATATGTGCACAACACCTATTATGAAAGTGTAATCCTCTACATAAAAGAGCattcttcaaatttaaatttttctttagcaagtcaacaaaacagaaattagCTGTGGCATTATCTAAAGTAATTGAAATCAATTTCCGATCAATACCCCAGTCAGACAAGATTTTTGAAACCAGTTCACAAATATGGATGCCAGTGTGTGGAGGTGGCATGGTGCAAAACTTCAATAACTTCTTATGCAACACCCAATCCTTATCAATGTAATGGGTAGTCAAAGCAATGTATCCATCATTAGTGATAGATGTCCACAAATCACTTGTCAAAGAAGTCCTCCCAGCAAATGAATTAAGTAAATTCTtgattctaatggactccaaaTTGTATAACCTCAAAATATCCGACATTTGTGTGTTTCGTGTAATATGGGTGTAGTCCAGAAAAATGTATGTAATTAACTCTTTGAGCTCTTCATACTCAACAAAAACTAAAGGTAACTCATGTCTCACAATAAGCTTCGAAACTTTGTCACGCACAAAATCTTGGTCAACTTTTTTGTCTCTTAACATCACTTTCCTTTCatttacacccaaaatcatttgggtgcttgtgtttcctttgttttccatttttgggCAATGTAGAATATGTCTCCTAAGGCTTTCAGTTTCATTAATATTACTATCAGCCTTATAAACTTGCTTACATCTTTTGCATTCAGCTCGGTTCTacccatcatcaaaacccttcccATCAATGATTGTGAACTCATCCCAAACTgcattctttcttttccttttggtagTTTCGTTTGTTTCAAGTATTACGACACTTGAAGGTTCTGTTGATGGAATTCCAGGAATATATGGTCCATCATCAGACATAACATCAGCATCTGACCCACAATCGGGCTCATCTTCTATATTGATAGACATTTctataattaataagaaaacatatgacatgttaataaaataagaacaccaagcattacaaattcaaaaatgacCTCTTTAAGTTGGAAGCAAATAAGAATATGCCCTAATTAAGAGATCCCCTATAAATCTTAATCACTTTCCATTCTTAAATTAGCCCTATATAATACACTATTGCATGCTGCCTAATCTATTATCTAAAATGAGGTATGAACAAcattgagttaaaaaaaaaaaaaaagatattagcATGTACATTCTAAAAATTTTCCTAGACTCCGCAAAGAAAACTATTAACCATGGTACTGTTGGGATGCATCTATGATATTTTTATAATTCACTAAACTagggtagaagaagaaaacatgcATGAACCACCATCCTTTACTCCAAAAAATTGGTAACATTAAATTTGATTCAAAATCTCAGATTTGTAGAAGTTGAAAANNNNNNNNNNNNNNNNNNNNNNNNNNNNNNNNNNNNNNNNNNNNNNNNNNNNNNNNNNNNNNNNNNNNNNNNNNNNNNNNNNNNNNNNTGAGGTGCAAACCGtgcaatcaaaaaaaaaaaaagagttttaccTGTCGAGGGACGATGGGCAAGATGGCAACCACAGGCTTTGAAATTTACATGTTGAGGGACGATCGGCAACCAGCAGGCTTCGAAATTTACCTGTAGAGGAGGGAAAAATTGGTTCTCAATTAAAGCACATGCTTTACGGCTTTACCTGTCGTCGCTGTCGAAGTGCAAACCGGGCaatcaagcaaaaaaaaaagagttttatcTGTCAAGGGACGATCGGCAACCAGCAGGCTTCGAAATTTACCTGTAGAGGAGGGAAAAATTGGTTCTCAATTAAAGCACATGCTTTACGGCTTTACCTGTCGTCGCTGTCGAAGTGCAAACCGGGCaatcaagcaaaaaaaaaagagttttatcTGTCAAGGGACGATCGGCAACCAGCAGGCTTCGAAATTTACCTGTAGAGGAGGGAAAAATTGGTTCTCAATTAAAGCACATGCTTTACGGCTTTACCTGTCGTCGCTGTCGAGGTGCAAACCGGGCaatcaagcaaaaaaaaaaagagttttatcTGTCAAGGGACGATCGGCAAGATGGCAACCAGCAAGCTTCGTCAAATTTACCTGTTGAGGGACGATGGGCAACCAACAGGCTTCGAATTTACCTGTCGAGGGACGATCGGCAACCAACAGGCTTCGAAATGGGTTCAGACTTCAGAATAGTGTGAAGTGTGAACTGCGTATGTGTTTAAGGCTTCAATCTTCACTTTCAACTTCACGTTTTAGAACCCATAGCCTCTGCAACTTCAAGTTTCAGGTTAACCACGTTAGCCATAGCCGATGGCCGCTGCTGCTCACTCGCTTAGTTGCTTaggttttgattcttttgaaaaattagggctTCAAAAGCCTTTTGACAGGTTGAAGTTGATAACGTTGGGCACATGGGCTAGTGTTGGACACTTGGGCTTGGCCCACTTGAGTGTTGGCCCACTTAGGTTAGTGAGTTTTAAGTTCGGTTTTATCTCGAGTCCGTTTGGATCGGTTCTAGTTTCGGTGCCCATTTCTGGCGTTTTCGGTGGCCCAATGGTCTAACCCGAATGGAACCGAGACCGGattcaatttaaaatacaaaccgaaaccgacccaataagacACCGGTTCGATTTGGATCCGAtttaatcggttcggtccggtccgatttagatattgacacccctaccgaACACCCTCCGCCCTATGAGTAACCACCCCAACCCCTCTCGTAGGGTGTGAGGACCACATCCTGTAAATGGTGTGAGATGGTTACCTGCAGTGGAGAGAAACATTGCTTGGTGAAAACAATTCATCCCGTAAATGGTGTGAGATGGCCGCCCAATCAGGCATCCAATAGTTGGGATGACTTGGCACATATCCCAACACATGACCAGGTCCTCCCAACTATCGGGTATTTCACTGGACAGTTCAATGATTGGAGAGGACCTGAACATCCTCCCTTATAAGTAACCACCCCAAttcatctcacaccatccacgAAATATGGAGAGGAACCGCTCTCAGTCTAAACAATTCATCTATCATCATTCCATGTTGTTTCAATATGAGTTAGGAGGAAACCCTTGGAAATCCGGAGGGGTGTTTCATGATGAAAATGAACAAGAAATAAGTTATAATATCTAGGGCTGAATTCCACATGTGGTATCTCAAATGATCGAACTCCTAATCTATATTTGGTAAGCTCATCGGGCAAATGCTATTGGGCATCTAGAAGCTTGCCTTTTGGAGCCATAAAAGTGGAACCAGCTGAAAAGTGTTGGTTTGGAAACCTTTTTCTCTCCAATGCCAACAGTCAAGAGGTAGGGAATTGGCCGCTTATGGTATGAGAGGTGGTAAAGAGTTCAAACCAATAAATATTATTAGATCTGCTTATGCCTATAAGCTAGCCACGTGAGCTTTCCAAACATGCCCTCAGTATTCAACACCATCAGGATTAGACATTGATCgcttgggttaaaaaaaaaaaaaaaaaaaaaaatttcaacggtaaagtgaaatgaaacagaaaatagtaaaaatatgGCATATTGAAGGATAATTTAGATATTTTAAACAGTTATGacgaaaaaagagaagaaagttgTTCTGGTGAGGGAATTAGAAAATAGTTTGTAAGTAAAAGGGAAAACTTTATATTCACCATTTAATAGATATTATATCCATGGATCAGGGACATTCACGTACATTCATGTACGTGAGGATTCACTAAATTCCAATATATTGGTGAAGGATTATTACTCTCCTTATTTATTGGAGATGTAGAATATTTTTTAGTATTACAAGTTCCCATCCAATGTAATAATGATTATCCATGAAGGAAATTTTCCTTCACAATGATGTGAGGAAAACTCAGTCCTTAAGTAAATGGGAAAGAATTCTTTGTTCTGGAGTGTGGTCTTTACACCGGTGTGAGGGCCAATAAAATCACACataaaagcatcaatagggtGGACATTTTGCATAGAGCTCCACTATGCCGTGCTCATCCAATGGTTGTGCACCCCTTTGGATGTCTGCCCATGAGCTAGGATGATAGGCCCCCTCATGTACCCAAGATATCACCAAGCAGGGTTGAAAGACCTGTAAGGACATGCTGTAAGCTCAAAACTTTGCTTGGGACAAGCGAAGTGCATCTATAGCCTGATCTCTATCTTTAGATAGATACATAAAGCAATCATTGCATCATCATGCTCTTTGTTCATcatgaatataattttttttttattcatttcttgacaacTAAACTTAGCCTGTGTagacatatattaaatttaaaagaCTAATAGaaattttgcaaaaaataaTTTAGGAGGAAAAGAAAGCCTAGAAGACAGCATGGCACATACACTCAAACACACGGAAGGGGCAAATTCCCATAACAAATGAAAATCCCATACTGATGATTCTTTCGAATATATATATCTTTCCACTGATCTCTACACTGATGCAGAGACCACGTTGATGTTTGGAAAACCTCCCGAGAATTCAGATGCAACTGGTCAATATAGGGACCGAGTATCTTCCTTTGTTCTCACTTCATTTATCTGTGGGTTTCCATAGCATAAAAATATTCATTAGattcttttccttcacccactattcttcttcttcttctttctttctttctttttttttttattattatttttttattattttttattttattattattttttattttattattatttattatttttttatttttattattattttttattttttattttattttttttctaaaacctTCACCCACTATTCACTCCACCCCTTTTTtggatttctctctcttctcccgaTATAATATTCCAGGATCTCAGTTCAAACTGTTTAATCCTACCATCAACGGTCCACCAAAAGCTCAATCTCATTTAATCCTATAGCGTCCAAAATTCAAACACCCAAACATCTATAATCCCTCGACTCACTTCATATATAAAACTCTCCTGGGCTCTCTCTATTTCCTTCTTTATAGACCTCTCTCCTTCATCTCTTCCACCACTGTGGATCACAAAGGGGTCTATCTTCTGAAGCTTCAACCATGGTGAGCGTTGTCCCTGTAGCCTACCTGAATAGCAACACCTCAATATCAACACCAGAATGGCTCAACAAAGGTGACAACGCATGGCAGATGATATCAGCTACCCTCGTTGGCCTTCAAAGTGTACCAGGTCTAGTTATCCTCTATGGTTCTATTGTCAAGAAGAAATGGGCAGTTAACTCTGCTTTCATGGCTTTATACGCCTTTGCTGCGGTTCTCATCTGTTGGGTTACTTGGGCTTATAGTATGTCTTTTGGAAATCAACTTCTACCCTTTTGGGGCAAAGCTGCTGTGGCTCTTGGCCAGAATTTTCTGATCCAGCAAGCAACTTTGCCGGCGTCTACGCAGTATTTCGCCAATGGCACCATCGAGACGGCGATGGTGGCGCCGTTTTATCCGATGGCAACGATGGTTTACTTTCAGTATGTGTTTGCTGCAATTACACTGATCCTTCTTGCTGGTTCTCTCCTGGGGAGAATGAACTTCAGGGCTTGGATGTTGTTTGTTCCTCTTTGGTTCACCTTTTCCTACACCGTCGGTGCATTTAGTCTTTGGGGTGGTGGTTTCTTGTTCCATTGGGGTGTCATTGATTACTCTGGTGGATACGTTATCCACCTTTCATCTGGAATCGCCGGCTTCACAGCTGCTTATTGGGTTAGTTTTCTTGAGTTTTTGATCTTTGACTATTTGACCTGCCAGCGATTCTGAGTTGTTGATTTGTTTTTAGGTGGGACCTAGGTTGACTAAGGATAGGGAGAGATTCCCACCAAATAACGTATTGCTGATGTTGGCGGGTGCTGGGCTTCTGTGGATGGGCTGGGCCGGGTTTAATGGTGGAGACCCGTATACGGCAAATACTGATTCGTCAATGGCCGTGTTGAATACCAATATCTGTGCGGCTACCAGCTTGCTGGTGTGGACGGTTCTTGATGTGCTAGTGTTCAAGAAGCCGTCGGTGATTGGTGCCGTTCAGGGTATGATCACGGGGCTTGTTTGTATCACACCTGGTGCAGGTAACAAATTTTGTCATCTTCTTTTCTGCACCGTTGGATGCATTTTAATCAATTGTGGGTCCTACAACTTTCTTGGACCCATATTTGATGGATATGGATTAAACGGATAGTCCATCATGCATTCAATTACTTTAACAttcattattatattttttgtgtTCAAATAGCTTACCAACACCATGGTTTGGGTTTTCCACACCTTCTTGACTCTTAGGCTGCATTTGTAATGTTTCtggacgtttcgtgtcaaaaatggaaatttcagtctgtatcaattttttttcattaaaaaaaaaaaacacattataAATGCATCAtacgctttattccattttttcgttcccatagaatgaaaaaactccagaaacgttttttgaaacgttaccaaacgcaaccttggCCTTTTAGGTTTATTTTCTTGTTCcaaagtgaaggaaaactctaGTTATTTcaaatagggttttaaaaatgaGATTAGAATCGAAAGAATCCGGTTGATGCTACTTAAAGTAGGAGGTTGAACTGATTTAATTTTGttgaataaatattttataGGGAGAGAACTCTACCTATCTACCATTCTCAACGTCTAAACacaatttcttgttttcaatGTCTTTTCCTTTACttgagagaaggaaaagaaaaaatattataaaataaagatGCCACCAAGAGGCACTAATCCTAATCCTTaaacaaacaaaaggaaaagaaacaaaaacataaatttttactAACAATCGATTTAGGACAAATTTGATCGAATCAAGATGATTCTAATCAAGTACAATTGATTTCTTAACATTTTGAATAGATTCTACTGATAAATTATCTAATGTAATTAATAAAATTGTAGTATCATCAAGAGGTCTCGTCCCCTCTTTTTCATAAATTAGATATATACCTATTTTCGATTGGATAATCAAATCCGACATGCCTttgaatgatgaatctaaggatGGGTGGGGCCGTGTGGTTGTTTGTTCCCATTGACCCTGCAACGAATCTTTGCTTTTACTCTCTCGGTCCTCAATGGGAAATGTTAAAAGCTATTAGTTAATGATGAGATTGAGACTTGAAGAGtcctaaaattttgattttagtaACGATCACTAGTAGTCCAGCCGCTAGATTAGACtctatttttttggtggaaatcaAACTCAAGTTTAGGTGGGTTTTTGAATATTATTAGTCAAAGTAAGAATCAGAGTGTGAACATTAATTATGCTATTCGTACTTAATCTCTATACCCTataaaatgggaaaaggttgggtgtaccgccaatatcaagtatgctagcacccattgtgtctatctctctctttcctttttctaaaATGACCCCCATattcttcctgaatgatactccattaTGGAtttctattggtgctatccactAGCATACTTAATATTGAcgacatacctatccctctcccctatAAAATATATCAAAGTTATAATTATCAAGTCACCACTTAGGATttcttttatataaataaaaaaatcactaCTTCAGAATAGAGAAAGTACATCCATGTTCATATTTGTAGGAGAGATGGGAGAGTGGGTAACCATAGTGGCCCGAGCTAAATGTTCAACAAAAAACACTACAACGTTGTTAGGCCTGAGAAACAAAATAGATGAAAGTTCAAATTaaacatgttaaaaaaatagaaatcatgCTCAAAGGCCATGAGAGCACCACCTAGGTATTGTTCCttttatattcaattttttttaaccttcaTAATCCTATATTATAAACAAGTATTTATGAAACTTGccttggtttttttgttttggtttgccttaggagtcatgactcatgacatTCATGatgatggaatttttttattaagaaaatatGAATCAATAATCGTTGTTCCATTAAATTTTGGTTATATGAATTTTACGAAAACTCAAACCACAGAAATTGATTTATAAGGTGAGAAAACCCTAAGATCATATCAATCCGCATCAAATTCAATGCCTAACTGATGTGGGATCAACCCCATATGACTGGGATTGAATCTGACCATTATAAACCATAACAGATGGCATTGGATGAACCAACATATAAACCACCATAGTGGGTTCTTTTTGGTTCGAATGGGTTAACcggtttggtctggtttctAAAAGTAAATTTGGGTTTTTTAGGTCTTGTTCAAGGTTGGGCTGCAATTGCTATGGGAGTACTATCAGGCAGTATTCCTTGGTTCACCATGATGGTCATCCACAAGAGATGGACTTTGCTTCAGAAGGTGGACGACACTCTTGGTGTATTCCACACTCACGCCGTTGCCGGAACTCTAGGGGGTATTCTCACCGGTGTCTTCGCAGAGCCCGTGCTGTGTTCTATGTACTTGCCGGTCACCAACACAAGAGGTGCAGTCTATGGAGGAACAGGTGGTGTCCAAGTTGGTAAACAGATCGTTGGAGCCCTTTTCATTATCGGTTGGAACTTAGTTGTTACATCTATCATTTGCTTGGTGATAAAGCTGATTGTTCCTCTGAGGATGCCTGAAGATCAACTATTG
It includes:
- the LOC122082235 gene encoding ammonium transporter 3 member 1-like, which encodes MVSVVPVAYLNSNTSISTPEWLNKGDNAWQMISATLVGLQSVPGLVILYGSIVKKKWAVNSAFMALYAFAAVLICWVTWAYSMSFGNQLLPFWGKAAVALGQNFLIQQATLPASTQYFANGTIETAMVAPFYPMATMVYFQYVFAAITLILLAGSLLGRMNFRAWMLFVPLWFTFSYTVGAFSLWGGGFLFHWGVIDYSGGYVIHLSSGIAGFTAAYWVGPRLTKDRERFPPNNVLLMLAGAGLLWMGWAGFNGGDPYTANTDSSMAVLNTNICAATSLLVWTVLDVLVFKKPSVIGAVQGMITGLVCITPGAGLVQGWAAIAMGVLSGSIPWFTMMVIHKRWTLLQKVDDTLGVFHTHAVAGTLGGILTGVFAEPVLCSMYLPVTNTRGAVYGGTGGVQVGKQIVGALFIIGWNLVVTSIICLVIKLIVPLRMPEDQLLIGDDAVHGEEAYALWGDGEKYDSARHGWYGDTAHPTTLQMATGVTQVV